ACGATGAATGCTTGGTTTACGATATATTGCAACGGAAGTGTTGGGAAGTATTCTGTGTAATCTTTACCGTTAACGGTAATTGTGCCATTACCCTCAGTTAAATAAATACGGGCAACCGCAGTTTTTCTTCTTCCAGAAGTGTTTGTAACTGACATTTGTCTTTCTCCTTTAATTAAAATTTAACTTCTACAGGGTTTTGTGCAGCGTGTGGATGCTCATTTCCTGCGTAAACATACAAGTTCTTGAATAAAGCTCTGCCTAAGCGAGTTTTAGGTAACATACCTCTAACAGCTTTTTCAATAATTCTTGTAGGATGTTTTTGTAATAATTCTTTTGGAGAAATAAAACGTTGACCTCCCGGATAACCAGTGTAACGAACGTAAACTTTGTCGCCTAGTTTGTTACCAGTTAATTTAACCTTGTCTGCATTAATAACAATTACGTTATCGCCGCAGTCTACGTGTGGGGTGTATCCCGGCTTGTGTTTACCTCTAATCACTTTCGCGATATTAGAAGACAAGCGCCCCAAAATCTCGCCCTGAGCGTCAACAACAACCCATTGTTTGTTAACGGTCTTTTTGTTGGCAGAGACAGTTTTGTAACTTAACGTATTCACTTGCTTGATATTTAATTATTTAATAAAAATTCTCTTTTCCTAAATTAAGGAGTGCAAAGGTATTACAAATCTTTTTAATATTCAAATAGTTGGAGCGATATTTTTAGTGAGCCAGGATTTGTAGAGATATAACCCTAACATTATTCTACCCTGATTCTGGACTTCTTCGGGAAAATGGGGTGTTTTCTCGAAGAAGTCCAGAACAAGGATACTGAACACTCTCCTTTACATTTACGGCATCGGATAGATTGGACTTCTTTCTATTTTCTATATTTTACTTTCCGCTTTCATACCATAAGCACACCCAATAACTGTACTTAACATATAAATAAAAGAAAGTTAAAATAGTGGTTTTATAGAGTTTTACCTCTATGAACCCTCTATTATATCACTAATATTCCTCTAGAATAAGTGAGGTTGTTCCGGCTTAAAGAGCCCCCTCTCCCCTGAGAATGTTTTCGAAAAGGAAGTACTTTTGTCTAAGTAATGATCTTACTGAAAGGGTAAACAATAACATAGCACCTGCTTTCTATTTTATTAGTGCCTAAATATTGGTGATCTTTCGAAATGATCAGAAAACGAATTTGTATCTACACGATAAGCATTGCTTATATCGGGAATTTTCTATTCCTTCAAATTGAGTTTCACTTCTGAAACCTGAGCGAATACATTCGCCGGAAAAAACTTAATCATAACCAATTATAGATTTGTATAGTTGCGATGATAATTTCTTTTTATTTCTTTTTGTTAGTTTTTATATTTTTTTTGTAGATTAGATTTGTTTTTGCTTGGAAGAGCAAGGGCCAAATTATAAACGATTAATTCATAGGTTTTTATAGGATGAACAAATATATCTTGTCTTTAGATCAGGGAACATCTAGTTCCAGAGCGATTATGTTTGATAATAGGGGAAGGCAAAAGTCTGTTTCTCAGAAAGAATTCAGACAGATTTACCCGCAATCAGGATGGGTTGAACATGACGCTTTGGAAATATGGGATTCGCAGTTAGGTGTTGTCAACGACGTCTTGAAGGGAAGCAATCTTACTGCTGAGGACATAGCGGCTATAGGAATTACAAACCAAAGAGAGACGACGGTTGTTTGGGACAAAACTACAGGTACGCCTATATATAATGCCATTGTCTGGCAAGATAGGAGGACAAGCGAATATTGTGAGCAGCTTATACAAGAAGGAAGGGAAGATAATATTCGTGAGAAAACGGGTTTAAAAATAGATGCATATTTTTCTGCAACTAAATTAAAATGGATACTGGATAATGTGGAAGGTGCAAGAGAGAAAGCAGAAAAAGGAGATTTGTTGTTTGGAACTATTGATTCCTGGTTGATATGGAAGCTAACCAAAGGGAAAGCACATGTAACGGATGTTTCGAACGCTTCCAGGACTATGCTTTATAATATATCTGAGTTAAGATGGGATCAAGAACTTCTGTCTTTATTCAATATTCCTGAATCTGTCCTTCCGGAAGTGAAATCGTCAAGTGAGGTGTATGCGGACACGGATAAGGAATATTTTGGAAAGCCTATTGCTATTGCAGGAATTGCCGGAGATCAGCAAGCTGCTTTGTTTGGACAGCTTTGTATTAAACCCGGGATGGTTAAAAATACTTATGGAACAGGATGCTTTATGTTGATGAATATTGGAGAAAAGCCTATTCTTTCTTCTAATCAGTTATTAACGACTATTGCATGGAAAATAAAAGGAAAAGTTGTTTATGCATTGGAAGGGAGTGTTTTTATGGCAGGAGCAATCGTTCAATGGTTAAGAGACGGTTTGGGAATTATAAAATCCTCGTCTGACGTAGAAGAACTCGCATTGAGTGTTGATGGTAATGGAGGTGTTGTGGTGGTGCCCGCTTTTACAGGATTGGGGGCTCCTTACTGGAATTCAAAAGCTAAGGGAACAGTCTTTGGATTGAGTCGGGGCTCTACCTCTGCTCATATTGCAAGAGCAGCACTTGAAAGTATAACTTATCAGGTAATGGATGTTTTGAAAGCCATGGAAATGGATTCCGGTACGTTAATAAATGAGTTAAGGGTAGATGGCGGAGCTGTAGTAAATAATCTTTTAATGCA
This genomic interval from Pseudopedobacter saltans DSM 12145 contains the following:
- the rplM gene encoding 50S ribosomal protein L13, translated to MNTLSYKTVSANKKTVNKQWVVVDAQGEILGRLSSNIAKVIRGKHKPGYTPHVDCGDNVIVINADKVKLTGNKLGDKVYVRYTGYPGGQRFISPKELLQKHPTRIIEKAVRGMLPKTRLGRALFKNLYVYAGNEHPHAAQNPVEVKF
- the glpK gene encoding glycerol kinase GlpK, producing MNKYILSLDQGTSSSRAIMFDNRGRQKSVSQKEFRQIYPQSGWVEHDALEIWDSQLGVVNDVLKGSNLTAEDIAAIGITNQRETTVVWDKTTGTPIYNAIVWQDRRTSEYCEQLIQEGREDNIREKTGLKIDAYFSATKLKWILDNVEGAREKAEKGDLLFGTIDSWLIWKLTKGKAHVTDVSNASRTMLYNISELRWDQELLSLFNIPESVLPEVKSSSEVYADTDKEYFGKPIAIAGIAGDQQAALFGQLCIKPGMVKNTYGTGCFMLMNIGEKPILSSNQLLTTIAWKIKGKVVYALEGSVFMAGAIVQWLRDGLGIIKSSSDVEELALSVDGNGGVVVVPAFTGLGAPYWNSKAKGTVFGLSRGSTSAHIARAALESITYQVMDVLKAMEMDSGTLINELRVDGGAVVNNLLMQYQSDVLESKVIRPEVNETTAIGAAYLAGLGVGVWASIEEIQEQWQINRIFEPQPSKIIEENIQQWHKAVKAVNIWSELA